A single Venturia canescens isolate UGA chromosome 1, ASM1945775v1, whole genome shotgun sequence DNA region contains:
- the LPCAT gene encoding lysophosphatidylcholine acyltransferase 2 isoform X4, protein MDNDSTSFFWGNFKIVPWLCFLGQLTYQAGGMKIVVRGKQAARNEAPILVVAPHSTFIDGGIVYVAGFPSIIVRTESGLNPFVGKLINYTQPVYVWRDDPNSRQNTVKEIIERATSKEDWPQVMIFPEGTCTNRSCLITFKCGAFYPGVPVQPVCIRYPNKLDTVTWTWEGPGALKLLWLTLVQLSSSCEIEFLPVYRPSEAEKMDPKLYANNVRRVMAEALQIPVSDYTYDDCRIISKAHTMHLPHASSIIKTHKLRHKLGLHNAKTEEELVQRKNVNFSEPVNFDEFARILRLDVKDPSTYQLFKIQDRQNRGKVDLEEYIFTVQAIAKAETELDLISVAFEVCDSNGAKCLDANKLRKALRFSLQLSPEESDRIFLEANQLAGIEDSVNLEDVHTVLSTRQDFGHLYSGEIATGRRKKTI, encoded by the exons ATGGACAATGATtcaacatcatttttttgggGAAACTT CAAGATAGTGCCATGGTTGTGCTTTCTCGGACAACTGACGTATCAAGCGGGCGGAATGAAAATAGTGGTCCGTGGAAAACAGGCGGCAAGAAACGAAGCACCGATACTCGTAGTAGCCCCTCATTCGACTTTCATCGACGGTGGAATCGTCTACGTAGCAGGATTTCCCTCGATCATCGTTAGAACAGAGTCAGGACTTAATCCATTCGTCGGAA AGCTGATAAATTACACTCAGCCCGTGTACGTATGGAGAGACGATCCAAACTCACGACAAAACACGGTGAAAGAAATAATCGAACGTGCCACGTCGAAGGAGGATTGGCCACAA GTCATGATATTTCCGGAAGGTACGTGCACGAATCGTTCCTGCTTAATTACGTTCAAGTGCGGAGCATTTTATCCCGGCGTTCCTGTGCAACCGGTCTGCATACGTTATCCAAATAAACTCGATACCGTCACTTGGACGTGGGAAGGTCCTGGAGC tCTCAAATTGCTCTGGCTGACACTGGTCCAATTAAGCAGTAGctgtgaaattgaatttctgcCGGTTTATAGACCCAGCGAGGCAGAAAAAATGGACCCCAAGTTGTACGCGAATAATGTACGACGCGTGATGGCCGA GGCGCTCCAAATTCCAGTATCAGATTACACTTACGACGACTGTCGAATAATCAGCAAAGCTCACACCATGCACCTGCCCCACGCTTCCAGCATCATCAAGACTCATAAACTCCGCCACAAATTGGG TCTTCATAATGCCAAAACGGAGGAAGAACTCGTACAgaggaaaaatgtaaatttctcTGAGCCTGTCAATTTTGATGAGTTTGCGAGAATTCTGAGGCTCGATGTCAAAGATCCATCGACTTATCAACTCTTCAAAATTCAGGACAGA CAAAATCGTGGAAAAGTCGATCTCGAAGAATACATTTTTACAGTACAAGCAATTGCCAAAGCCGAGACGGAGTTGGATCTCATCAGCGTTGCATTCGAG GTATGCGATTCCAACGGTGCAAAATGCTTGGATGCAAATAAATTGAGAAAAGCATTAAGGTTCTCGCTGCAGCTCAGCCCCGAAGAATCCGACAGGATTTTTCTCGAGGCAAATCAATTGGCTGGTATTGAGGATTCCGTCAATCTTG AGGATGTCCACACAGTTCTAAGTACGAGGCAAGACTTCGGACATCTTTACAGCGGCGAGATCGCAacggggagaagaaaaaagaccaTATGA
- the LPCAT gene encoding lysophosphatidylcholine acyltransferase isoform X1, with protein MEDIMVNGKLQESKDEVDTASIDSDISNPFIHQIEFNTTYDKLKTAFLTVALLPFRLAAVTTLVIMAWLLACIGLHGLSEEDLRRAPLTGWRRDLRILVCWAMRAMFICGGFHNMKIKGEQATNKDAPILALAPHSSFFDALPVVYLGGPSIVAKAEVGRIPFFGKLINYTQPVYVWRDDPNSRQNTVKEIIERATSKEDWPQVMIFPEGTCTNRSCLITFKCGAFYPGVPVQPVCIRYPNKLDTVTWTWEGPGALKLLWLTLVQLSSSCEIEFLPVYRPSEAEKMDPKLYANNVRRVMAEALQIPVSDYTYDDCRIISKAHTMHLPHASSIIKTHKLRHKLGLHNAKTEEELVQRKNVNFSEPVNFDEFARILRLDVKDPSTYQLFKIQDRQNRGKVDLEEYIFTVQAIAKAETELDLISVAFEVCDSNGAKCLDANKLRKALRFSLQLSPEESDRIFLEANQLAGIEDSVNLEDVHTVLSTRQDFGHLYSGEIATGRRKKTI; from the exons ACCGCCTTTTTGACAGTAGCACTGCTGCCATTCAGACTGGCAGCTGTCACAACTCTCGTTATAATGGCATGGCTGCTGGCGTGTATCGGACTCCATGGACTCTCGGAGGAAGATCTTCGTCGTGCCCCTCTCACGGGCTGGAGGCG GGATCTGAGAATTTTGGTGTGCTGGGCCATGAGAGCGATGTTTATCTGCGGTGGATTTCACAATATGAAGATCAAGGGTGAACAAGCTACGAATAAGGATGCACCGATACTCGCGTTGGCACCACACTCGAGCTTCTTTGACGCTCTTCCGGTCGTCTACCTCGGTGGTCCTAGCATCGTCGCCAAGGCTGAGGTTGGACGAATTCCATTCTTCGGAA AGCTGATAAATTACACTCAGCCCGTGTACGTATGGAGAGACGATCCAAACTCACGACAAAACACGGTGAAAGAAATAATCGAACGTGCCACGTCGAAGGAGGATTGGCCACAA GTCATGATATTTCCGGAAGGTACGTGCACGAATCGTTCCTGCTTAATTACGTTCAAGTGCGGAGCATTTTATCCCGGCGTTCCTGTGCAACCGGTCTGCATACGTTATCCAAATAAACTCGATACCGTCACTTGGACGTGGGAAGGTCCTGGAGC tCTCAAATTGCTCTGGCTGACACTGGTCCAATTAAGCAGTAGctgtgaaattgaatttctgcCGGTTTATAGACCCAGCGAGGCAGAAAAAATGGACCCCAAGTTGTACGCGAATAATGTACGACGCGTGATGGCCGA GGCGCTCCAAATTCCAGTATCAGATTACACTTACGACGACTGTCGAATAATCAGCAAAGCTCACACCATGCACCTGCCCCACGCTTCCAGCATCATCAAGACTCATAAACTCCGCCACAAATTGGG TCTTCATAATGCCAAAACGGAGGAAGAACTCGTACAgaggaaaaatgtaaatttctcTGAGCCTGTCAATTTTGATGAGTTTGCGAGAATTCTGAGGCTCGATGTCAAAGATCCATCGACTTATCAACTCTTCAAAATTCAGGACAGA CAAAATCGTGGAAAAGTCGATCTCGAAGAATACATTTTTACAGTACAAGCAATTGCCAAAGCCGAGACGGAGTTGGATCTCATCAGCGTTGCATTCGAG GTATGCGATTCCAACGGTGCAAAATGCTTGGATGCAAATAAATTGAGAAAAGCATTAAGGTTCTCGCTGCAGCTCAGCCCCGAAGAATCCGACAGGATTTTTCTCGAGGCAAATCAATTGGCTGGTATTGAGGATTCCGTCAATCTTG AGGATGTCCACACAGTTCTAAGTACGAGGCAAGACTTCGGACATCTTTACAGCGGCGAGATCGCAacggggagaagaaaaaagaccaTATGA
- the LOC122417634 gene encoding RAB11-binding protein RELCH homolog isoform X2, with product MTRYSEDGGGMDERVAVLEFELRKARENISALRANLTVVTESESSIPDKNLDRASLGELPIKPHEQRALNFLVYEYLLSRSYKLTSITFSDENEDQDFEDWEDVGLNIPKPPDLIQVYREFSRSNGYDKPPSANIAVQTDFEDSSSEESKNEINRLNEEIDKLKAQTTCMEKEKSELQQLLTAATSSQSLPAGEINLEDAMQTPNSNSTTPDKFELLDTLSRENFQVTQEIEEDDSASAVISLVDTDPGDKDWTRIQLPRIDVEETTTTLPNSPLRHLPAGFKREVLLRSNISCATTVTIEDSLKSGVTRETLPVILARSLPRIVPNVILNKREELVPLILSTIRLQPEPSEREKLLQLLFNLKKRPNDVERSMILAGLIAMAKLEENSMDSEEILGVCWEQSQHKHPERRLLAAECCLALAPYTSSGVRNSLMLPMLQQMLLDDREYGVRATVVRSLGLIVALMDDPDKYFQCEELTLTALDDGSSEVIEAASSMLIPILAQWALSLKRLQSHLLPRITSKLKNLLKPSSHHSPSKDHKENERIIALIEVLQLLLPHCVVTVATSSTVQSSVLEGSFSEFPEDFMSICRPGIGNPEIFCDDPVATAVLLNTFFENSWENESWPELEWLSDKLIPDLLDIFRSIDVNQEPILNALLSYVESLCVAFGQYISRSKIQKNFETEINALEKQLINLTSEQPSNGLALIPAYLTILSTLNLTELSKILKQFVIVLSMSSGNVTCLRIAVSRLSKENQVAEHILGALWDGVVHQRSSVRCTTAELFSSAISVVNDKLATSRIAPAIVTLASDPDIIVRAAAIPALGRLVTECGAREARDKGRLTLETIAREPQGVPSVLAVPLVSTLAAIAPNCPQHFIEDVIVTQLTGITASALQQTRRIDLANALVEAYSILVYCPLSNQCVSGVLVPGLKHLDNLVNQILPQQKETVRSLLRETESRQDAPRPIERSSSSNSGLSLSIATSNVGQGVEDMRQRMSKMFIQKTSTPSIPSMSSIFRKK from the exons AATCTGAAAGTTCTATTCCGGACAAGAATTTAGACCGAGCTTCATTGGGTGAACTACCAATCAAACCTCACGAACAAAGAGCTCTAAATTTTCTTGTTTATGAGTATCTCCTCTCCCGCTCGTACAAATTAACGTCAATTACATTCAGCGACGAGAATGAGGATCAAGATTTTGAGGACTGGGAAGACGTAGGATTAAATATACCCAAACCACCAGACTTGATCCAGGTTTATCGAGAATTTTCACGGAGTAATGGCTACGACAAACCTCCGTCGGCAAATATAGCGGTTCAAACAGATTTCGAGGATTCATCGAGTGAGGAGAGCAAGAATGAGATTAATCGTTTG AACGAAGAAATCGACAAATTAAAAGCACAGACCACGTGTATGGAAAAGGAGAAATCCGAGCTCCAACAACTTCTCACTGCAGCTACAAGCTCTCAGTCACTTCCAGCAGGCGAAATAAATTTGGAAGATGCAATGCAAACCCCAAACTCAAATTCCACGACTCCCGATAAATTTGAGCTTTTGGATACATTGTCGCGAGAAAATTTCCAAGTAACTCAAGAGATTGAAGAGGACGATAGCGCGTCTGCGGTCATTAGTCTCGTCGATACGGATCCTGGAGACAAAGATTGGACGCGAATACAATTGCCTCGGATCGACGTCGAAGAGACTACAACAACTTTACCAAATTCACCATTGCGACATTTGCCAGCTGGATTTAAACGCGAAGTTTTATTGAGATCAAACATATCCTGTGCGACAACTGTAACGATCGAGGATTCCTTAAAGAGCGGTGTGACGAGAGAGACTCTACCGGTAATACTTGCACGGTCACTACCAAGAATCGTGCCAAATGTAATTCTTAACAAACGTGAAGAACTCGTGCCCCTCATTCTTAGCACCATACGACTACAGCCCGAACCCAGCGAGCGTGAAAAATTATTACAGTTGCTATTCAATCTTAAGAAAAGGCCCAATGACGTTGAACGATCAATGATTCTTGCAG GCTTAATTGCGATGGCcaaactcgaagaaaattcgatGGATTCGGAAGAAATTCTTGGCGTATGTTGGGAACAGAGTCAACATAAGCATCCGGAAAGGAGACTGCTTGCTGCGGAGTGTTGTTTAGCGCTTGCACCTTATACTTCGAGTGGCGTGAGGAATTCGCTCATGTTACCAATGCTCCAACAAATGTTGCTCGATGACAGAGAATACGGTGTGAGAGCGACGGTGGTACGAAGTCTCGGATTAATCGTAGCTCTTATGGACGATCCggacaaatattttcaa tGTGAGGAACTTACGCTCACAGCACTGGACGATGGATCTTCGGAAGTAATCGAAGCTGCTTCCTCGATGCTTATACCAATCCTAGCTCAGTGGGCGTTGTCGCTCAAGCGATTGCAGTCTCATCTTTTGCCGAGAATAACATCAAAATTGAAGAATCTTTTGAAACCATCGAGCCATCACTCTCCGAGTAAAGAtcacaaagaaaatgaaagaataatCGCTCTCATCGAAGTTCTTCAGTTGCTATTACCTCATTGCGTTGTTACTGTAGCCACGAGCTCGACGGTTCAATCTTCTGTACTCGAAGGCTCGTTTTCGGAATTCC CCGAAGATTTCATGAGTATCTGTAGACCAGGAATCGGGAATCCAGAAATTTTCTGCGACGATCCAGTCGCTACTGCGGTACTTTTGAAcacgttttttgaaaattcctggGAGAACGAGTCATGGCCTGAACTCGAATGGCTATCGGATAAACT GATTCCCGATTTATTGGACATCTTTAGATCCATCGACGTCAATCAAGAGCCAATTCTAAATGCTCTCCTGTCTTACGTTGAGTCGCTGTGTGTGGCATTCGGCCAGTACATTTCTCGTTCGAAG ATccagaaaaatttcgagacgGAGATAAATGCTCTGGAGAAACAATTGATTAATCTGACTTCGGAGCAACCGAGTAACGGCCTCGCTCTCATTCCAGCTTATCTGACCATTTTGTCGACTCTCAATCTCACGGAACTctcaaaaattctcaaacaaTTCGTCATTGTTCTGTCAATGAGCAGCGGCAATGTAACTTGCTTGCGAATAGCAGTTTCCAGACTTAGCAAGGAAAACCAAGTGGCAGAGCACATTCTCGGAGCTCTTTGGGATG GTGTAGTTCATCAAAGATCAAGCGTAAGATGCACAACGGCCGAACTGTTCAGTAGTGCAATTTCTGTTGTGAATGACAAGTTAGCAACATCGAGAATCGCTCCAGCCATTGTCACGCTCGCCAGTGATCCGGATAT AATTGTACGAGCGGCTGCCATCCCAGCACTTGGACGCTTAGTAACGGAGTGCGGAGCTCGAGAAGCACGAGACAAAGGACGATTAACTTTGGAAACAATAGCTCGAGAGCCCCAGGGAGTTCCGTCGGTTCTTGCAGTTCCGCTTGTTTCAACATTGGCAGCGATAGCACCTAATTGTCCACAGCATTTTATCGAAGACG TTATAGTTACACAACTAACGGGAATAACGGCGTCAGCGTTGCAGCAAACACGAAGAATCGACTTAGCAAATGCTCTCGTCGAAGCCTACTCGATATTAGTTTACTGCCCTTTGAGTAATCAGTGCGTGAGCGGAGTTCTTGTACCAGGCCTTAAACATCTTGATAATCTTGTCAATCAAATATTGCCCCAACAAAAGGAAACAGTACGTTCGTTGTTGAGAGAAACGGAATCGCGTCAGGACGCACCGAGACCAATCGAAAGATCGTCTTCAAGCAATTCTGGCTTGTCATTGTCGATTGCTACATCGAATGTTGGCCAAGGAGTCGAAGATATGAGACAGAGGATGTCCAAAATGTTTATCCAAAAGACGAGCACTCCTAGCATACCGAGCATGTCaagtatttttcgtaaaaagtaa
- the LPCAT gene encoding lysophosphatidylcholine acyltransferase isoform X5 has translation MSLEKCKIVPWLCFLGQLTYQAGGMKIVVRGKQAARNEAPILVVAPHSTFIDGGIVYVAGFPSIIVRTESGLNPFVGKLINYTQPVYVWRDDPNSRQNTVKEIIERATSKEDWPQVMIFPEGTCTNRSCLITFKCGAFYPGVPVQPVCIRYPNKLDTVTWTWEGPGALKLLWLTLVQLSSSCEIEFLPVYRPSEAEKMDPKLYANNVRRVMAEALQIPVSDYTYDDCRIISKAHTMHLPHASSIIKTHKLRHKLGLHNAKTEEELVQRKNVNFSEPVNFDEFARILRLDVKDPSTYQLFKIQDRQNRGKVDLEEYIFTVQAIAKAETELDLISVAFEVCDSNGAKCLDANKLRKALRFSLQLSPEESDRIFLEANQLAGIEDSVNLEDVHTVLSTRQDFGHLYSGEIATGRRKKTI, from the exons ATGTCGCTCGAAAAATG CAAGATAGTGCCATGGTTGTGCTTTCTCGGACAACTGACGTATCAAGCGGGCGGAATGAAAATAGTGGTCCGTGGAAAACAGGCGGCAAGAAACGAAGCACCGATACTCGTAGTAGCCCCTCATTCGACTTTCATCGACGGTGGAATCGTCTACGTAGCAGGATTTCCCTCGATCATCGTTAGAACAGAGTCAGGACTTAATCCATTCGTCGGAA AGCTGATAAATTACACTCAGCCCGTGTACGTATGGAGAGACGATCCAAACTCACGACAAAACACGGTGAAAGAAATAATCGAACGTGCCACGTCGAAGGAGGATTGGCCACAA GTCATGATATTTCCGGAAGGTACGTGCACGAATCGTTCCTGCTTAATTACGTTCAAGTGCGGAGCATTTTATCCCGGCGTTCCTGTGCAACCGGTCTGCATACGTTATCCAAATAAACTCGATACCGTCACTTGGACGTGGGAAGGTCCTGGAGC tCTCAAATTGCTCTGGCTGACACTGGTCCAATTAAGCAGTAGctgtgaaattgaatttctgcCGGTTTATAGACCCAGCGAGGCAGAAAAAATGGACCCCAAGTTGTACGCGAATAATGTACGACGCGTGATGGCCGA GGCGCTCCAAATTCCAGTATCAGATTACACTTACGACGACTGTCGAATAATCAGCAAAGCTCACACCATGCACCTGCCCCACGCTTCCAGCATCATCAAGACTCATAAACTCCGCCACAAATTGGG TCTTCATAATGCCAAAACGGAGGAAGAACTCGTACAgaggaaaaatgtaaatttctcTGAGCCTGTCAATTTTGATGAGTTTGCGAGAATTCTGAGGCTCGATGTCAAAGATCCATCGACTTATCAACTCTTCAAAATTCAGGACAGA CAAAATCGTGGAAAAGTCGATCTCGAAGAATACATTTTTACAGTACAAGCAATTGCCAAAGCCGAGACGGAGTTGGATCTCATCAGCGTTGCATTCGAG GTATGCGATTCCAACGGTGCAAAATGCTTGGATGCAAATAAATTGAGAAAAGCATTAAGGTTCTCGCTGCAGCTCAGCCCCGAAGAATCCGACAGGATTTTTCTCGAGGCAAATCAATTGGCTGGTATTGAGGATTCCGTCAATCTTG AGGATGTCCACACAGTTCTAAGTACGAGGCAAGACTTCGGACATCTTTACAGCGGCGAGATCGCAacggggagaagaaaaaagaccaTATGA
- the LPCAT gene encoding lysophosphatidylcholine acyltransferase 2 isoform X3, which translates to MHRYSRWHHTRASLTLFRSSTSVVLASSPRLSKIVPWLCFLGQLTYQAGGMKIVVRGKQAARNEAPILVVAPHSTFIDGGIVYVAGFPSIIVRTESGLNPFVGKLINYTQPVYVWRDDPNSRQNTVKEIIERATSKEDWPQVMIFPEGTCTNRSCLITFKCGAFYPGVPVQPVCIRYPNKLDTVTWTWEGPGALKLLWLTLVQLSSSCEIEFLPVYRPSEAEKMDPKLYANNVRRVMAEALQIPVSDYTYDDCRIISKAHTMHLPHASSIIKTHKLRHKLGLHNAKTEEELVQRKNVNFSEPVNFDEFARILRLDVKDPSTYQLFKIQDRQNRGKVDLEEYIFTVQAIAKAETELDLISVAFEVCDSNGAKCLDANKLRKALRFSLQLSPEESDRIFLEANQLAGIEDSVNLEDVHTVLSTRQDFGHLYSGEIATGRRKKTI; encoded by the exons ATGCACCGATACTCGCGTTGGCACCACACTCGAGCTTCTTTGACGCTCTTCCGGTCGTCTACCTCGGTGGTCCTAGCATCGTCGCCAAGGCTGAG CAAGATAGTGCCATGGTTGTGCTTTCTCGGACAACTGACGTATCAAGCGGGCGGAATGAAAATAGTGGTCCGTGGAAAACAGGCGGCAAGAAACGAAGCACCGATACTCGTAGTAGCCCCTCATTCGACTTTCATCGACGGTGGAATCGTCTACGTAGCAGGATTTCCCTCGATCATCGTTAGAACAGAGTCAGGACTTAATCCATTCGTCGGAA AGCTGATAAATTACACTCAGCCCGTGTACGTATGGAGAGACGATCCAAACTCACGACAAAACACGGTGAAAGAAATAATCGAACGTGCCACGTCGAAGGAGGATTGGCCACAA GTCATGATATTTCCGGAAGGTACGTGCACGAATCGTTCCTGCTTAATTACGTTCAAGTGCGGAGCATTTTATCCCGGCGTTCCTGTGCAACCGGTCTGCATACGTTATCCAAATAAACTCGATACCGTCACTTGGACGTGGGAAGGTCCTGGAGC tCTCAAATTGCTCTGGCTGACACTGGTCCAATTAAGCAGTAGctgtgaaattgaatttctgcCGGTTTATAGACCCAGCGAGGCAGAAAAAATGGACCCCAAGTTGTACGCGAATAATGTACGACGCGTGATGGCCGA GGCGCTCCAAATTCCAGTATCAGATTACACTTACGACGACTGTCGAATAATCAGCAAAGCTCACACCATGCACCTGCCCCACGCTTCCAGCATCATCAAGACTCATAAACTCCGCCACAAATTGGG TCTTCATAATGCCAAAACGGAGGAAGAACTCGTACAgaggaaaaatgtaaatttctcTGAGCCTGTCAATTTTGATGAGTTTGCGAGAATTCTGAGGCTCGATGTCAAAGATCCATCGACTTATCAACTCTTCAAAATTCAGGACAGA CAAAATCGTGGAAAAGTCGATCTCGAAGAATACATTTTTACAGTACAAGCAATTGCCAAAGCCGAGACGGAGTTGGATCTCATCAGCGTTGCATTCGAG GTATGCGATTCCAACGGTGCAAAATGCTTGGATGCAAATAAATTGAGAAAAGCATTAAGGTTCTCGCTGCAGCTCAGCCCCGAAGAATCCGACAGGATTTTTCTCGAGGCAAATCAATTGGCTGGTATTGAGGATTCCGTCAATCTTG AGGATGTCCACACAGTTCTAAGTACGAGGCAAGACTTCGGACATCTTTACAGCGGCGAGATCGCAacggggagaagaaaaaagaccaTATGA
- the LPCAT gene encoding lysophosphatidylcholine acyltransferase isoform X2, protein MEDIMVNGKLQESKDEVDTASIDSDISNPFIHQIEFNTTYDKLKTAFLTVALLPFRLAAVTTLVIMAWLLACIGLHGLSEEDLRRAPLTGWRRKIVPWLCFLGQLTYQAGGMKIVVRGKQAARNEAPILVVAPHSTFIDGGIVYVAGFPSIIVRTESGLNPFVGKLINYTQPVYVWRDDPNSRQNTVKEIIERATSKEDWPQVMIFPEGTCTNRSCLITFKCGAFYPGVPVQPVCIRYPNKLDTVTWTWEGPGALKLLWLTLVQLSSSCEIEFLPVYRPSEAEKMDPKLYANNVRRVMAEALQIPVSDYTYDDCRIISKAHTMHLPHASSIIKTHKLRHKLGLHNAKTEEELVQRKNVNFSEPVNFDEFARILRLDVKDPSTYQLFKIQDRQNRGKVDLEEYIFTVQAIAKAETELDLISVAFEVCDSNGAKCLDANKLRKALRFSLQLSPEESDRIFLEANQLAGIEDSVNLEDVHTVLSTRQDFGHLYSGEIATGRRKKTI, encoded by the exons ACCGCCTTTTTGACAGTAGCACTGCTGCCATTCAGACTGGCAGCTGTCACAACTCTCGTTATAATGGCATGGCTGCTGGCGTGTATCGGACTCCATGGACTCTCGGAGGAAGATCTTCGTCGTGCCCCTCTCACGGGCTGGAGGCG CAAGATAGTGCCATGGTTGTGCTTTCTCGGACAACTGACGTATCAAGCGGGCGGAATGAAAATAGTGGTCCGTGGAAAACAGGCGGCAAGAAACGAAGCACCGATACTCGTAGTAGCCCCTCATTCGACTTTCATCGACGGTGGAATCGTCTACGTAGCAGGATTTCCCTCGATCATCGTTAGAACAGAGTCAGGACTTAATCCATTCGTCGGAA AGCTGATAAATTACACTCAGCCCGTGTACGTATGGAGAGACGATCCAAACTCACGACAAAACACGGTGAAAGAAATAATCGAACGTGCCACGTCGAAGGAGGATTGGCCACAA GTCATGATATTTCCGGAAGGTACGTGCACGAATCGTTCCTGCTTAATTACGTTCAAGTGCGGAGCATTTTATCCCGGCGTTCCTGTGCAACCGGTCTGCATACGTTATCCAAATAAACTCGATACCGTCACTTGGACGTGGGAAGGTCCTGGAGC tCTCAAATTGCTCTGGCTGACACTGGTCCAATTAAGCAGTAGctgtgaaattgaatttctgcCGGTTTATAGACCCAGCGAGGCAGAAAAAATGGACCCCAAGTTGTACGCGAATAATGTACGACGCGTGATGGCCGA GGCGCTCCAAATTCCAGTATCAGATTACACTTACGACGACTGTCGAATAATCAGCAAAGCTCACACCATGCACCTGCCCCACGCTTCCAGCATCATCAAGACTCATAAACTCCGCCACAAATTGGG TCTTCATAATGCCAAAACGGAGGAAGAACTCGTACAgaggaaaaatgtaaatttctcTGAGCCTGTCAATTTTGATGAGTTTGCGAGAATTCTGAGGCTCGATGTCAAAGATCCATCGACTTATCAACTCTTCAAAATTCAGGACAGA CAAAATCGTGGAAAAGTCGATCTCGAAGAATACATTTTTACAGTACAAGCAATTGCCAAAGCCGAGACGGAGTTGGATCTCATCAGCGTTGCATTCGAG GTATGCGATTCCAACGGTGCAAAATGCTTGGATGCAAATAAATTGAGAAAAGCATTAAGGTTCTCGCTGCAGCTCAGCCCCGAAGAATCCGACAGGATTTTTCTCGAGGCAAATCAATTGGCTGGTATTGAGGATTCCGTCAATCTTG AGGATGTCCACACAGTTCTAAGTACGAGGCAAGACTTCGGACATCTTTACAGCGGCGAGATCGCAacggggagaagaaaaaagaccaTATGA